A genomic stretch from Pectobacterium carotovorum includes:
- a CDS encoding Lrp/AsnC family transcriptional regulator — protein MYTIDDFDLKILTLLQTNGRLTNQELSDLVGLSASQCSRRRIALEQAQLILGYHARLSPNAVGLECLGLIEVRLINHTSEYVERFHQMLGEVDAIIDAYKTTGDADYLLKVAVADLPGLSTLISQILSQNKSVAHLKTSVVLNRLKENGLMMPELPALP, from the coding sequence ATGTACACCATTGATGATTTCGATCTGAAAATCCTGACGCTGCTACAAACTAACGGCCGCCTGACCAATCAGGAATTGAGCGATCTGGTTGGGCTTTCCGCCTCGCAGTGTTCCCGCCGTCGCATCGCGCTAGAACAGGCACAGCTGATTCTCGGCTACCATGCCCGCCTGTCGCCGAACGCGGTCGGACTGGAGTGTCTGGGATTAATTGAGGTGCGGTTGATCAACCACACCAGCGAATACGTTGAGCGCTTTCACCAAATGCTGGGAGAAGTGGACGCCATCATCGACGCCTATAAAACCACGGGCGATGCCGACTATCTGTTAAAAGTCGCCGTGGCGGATCTGCCAGGGCTCAGCACACTGATTAGCCAGATTCTGTCGCAGAACAAGAGCGTCGCGCACCTGAAAACCTCAGTAGTATTAAACCGCCTCAAAGAAAACGGTTTGATGATGCCGGAACTGCCTGCGTTGCCCTGA
- a CDS encoding cytochrome P450 codes for MRSIKRLPMPPTRGLLGHVDYLKRSDIHLQMLGWKAQYGRFYRLRLGLTSAIVIADAEWIRTIMKSRPDEFRRINSIESVFQEAGLNGVFSSEGKRWENQRRLTEPMFQPAHLKYFYPSLRKVTSRLSDRFTALAETGETVALVEEFKRYTVDITSLLAFGEDVNTLEQGDNPLSQSLRRLFPVINERSSALFPLWRYIRRERDKQFDASLSQIREYVDEFIYRQRKRIRLNPQLMETPENMLQVMLAEQKKDETLKDDDIVANAITLLLAGEDTTANTLAWMSFLLCSAPSVEECVFQECKEAADGAGAILPWPLPRMPWLTAAMYESMRLKPVAPLLYLEPTKNTVIDDFLIKKGTPLLLMLNASGFDDALFQQPYDFVPERWLERGKAAFSDLQPFGGGPRLCPGRSLALMEVKLGFHALCSGFRVEAQQPASAVTESFAFTVTPSGFRVKLHKRESLQ; via the coding sequence ATGAGATCCATCAAACGCCTGCCAATGCCCCCGACCCGAGGCCTTCTCGGACATGTTGATTACTTAAAACGAAGCGACATCCACTTACAGATGCTGGGATGGAAAGCGCAGTATGGCCGTTTTTATCGCTTAAGGCTGGGGCTGACGTCCGCGATCGTGATTGCTGACGCCGAATGGATTCGTACCATCATGAAATCCCGCCCCGACGAATTTCGGCGTATCAACAGCATTGAGTCTGTTTTTCAGGAAGCCGGGCTGAACGGGGTTTTCTCATCGGAAGGGAAACGGTGGGAGAATCAGCGCAGGCTGACGGAACCGATGTTTCAGCCCGCTCATCTGAAGTATTTCTATCCCAGTCTCAGAAAGGTAACCTCCCGGCTATCTGACCGCTTTACGGCGCTGGCTGAAACCGGGGAGACCGTCGCGCTGGTGGAGGAATTCAAGCGCTACACGGTTGATATCACGTCATTACTGGCTTTTGGTGAAGACGTGAATACGCTTGAGCAGGGGGATAACCCGCTATCGCAAAGTTTACGTCGTCTGTTTCCCGTGATTAACGAGCGCAGTAGTGCTTTGTTTCCTCTATGGCGATACATCAGGAGAGAGCGAGATAAGCAGTTTGATGCAAGTTTGAGCCAGATTCGCGAATACGTTGATGAATTTATTTATCGCCAACGGAAACGCATTCGGTTAAACCCGCAATTAATGGAAACGCCTGAGAATATGCTACAGGTGATGCTCGCCGAGCAGAAAAAAGACGAGACGCTGAAAGACGACGACATTGTGGCGAATGCGATTACGCTTCTTCTCGCGGGGGAGGACACGACGGCGAATACGCTTGCCTGGATGAGTTTCCTGCTTTGCTCGGCACCTTCGGTAGAAGAGTGCGTGTTTCAGGAGTGCAAAGAGGCGGCTGACGGGGCTGGCGCGATCCTTCCGTGGCCGCTTCCGCGTATGCCCTGGCTCACAGCAGCGATGTATGAATCGATGCGGCTCAAGCCCGTTGCACCGCTGCTGTACCTTGAGCCAACGAAGAACACGGTTATTGATGATTTCCTGATCAAAAAGGGGACGCCTCTGCTGCTGATGCTGAATGCGAGCGGGTTCGATGATGCGTTATTTCAGCAGCCCTATGATTTCGTGCCTGAGCGATGGCTTGAGCGCGGAAAGGCGGCTTTTTCCGATCTTCAGCCCTTTGGCGGAGGGCCGCGACTGTGCCCCGGGCGCTCGCTGGCATTAATGGAAGTGAAACTGGGGTTTCATGCACTGTGTAGCGGGTTTCGCGTAGAAGCGCAGCAGCCTGCATCGGCCGTCACGGAGAGTTTCGCCTTTACGGTAACGCCATCGGGTTTTCGTGTGAAGCTACACAAGCGCGAGTCGCTGCAATAG
- the dusA gene encoding tRNA dihydrouridine(20/20a) synthase DusA, producing MTNKEPRENGTPRGIARPTTLNRFSIAPMLDWTDRHCRYFLRQLTGQTLLYTEMVTTGAILHGKGDYLAYSEEEHPLALQLGGSDPQALAQCAKLAEQRGYDEVNLNVGCPSDRVQNGRFGACLMGEAALVADCIKAMKDSTSIPITVKTRIGIDDQDSYEFLCDFIQTVAERGECDTFIVHARKAWLSGLSPKENREIPPLDYPRVYQLKRDFPALTIAINGGVKTLEEAKTHLQHLDGVMMGREAYQNPGILAQVDRELFGIDTTTPDLAGVVRAMYPYIERELSNGAALGHITRHMLGMFQGIPGARQWRRYLSENAHKPGADAAVVERALALVNLV from the coding sequence ATGACAAACAAAGAACCAAGAGAAAACGGCACACCACGCGGCATTGCACGGCCTACAACGCTTAACCGCTTCTCCATCGCGCCGATGCTCGACTGGACCGATCGCCATTGCCGTTACTTCCTTCGCCAGTTGACTGGCCAGACGCTGCTGTATACCGAAATGGTGACGACGGGCGCGATTCTTCATGGTAAAGGCGACTATCTGGCCTACAGCGAAGAAGAACATCCGCTGGCGCTACAGCTCGGCGGGAGCGATCCGCAAGCGCTGGCGCAATGTGCCAAACTGGCTGAGCAGCGCGGCTATGATGAAGTTAACCTGAACGTCGGCTGCCCGTCTGACCGTGTACAGAATGGCCGTTTCGGTGCCTGTCTGATGGGCGAAGCAGCGCTGGTGGCAGACTGCATCAAGGCGATGAAAGACAGTACCTCAATCCCGATTACGGTGAAAACCCGCATAGGCATTGACGATCAGGACAGCTATGAATTCCTGTGCGACTTTATTCAAACCGTCGCTGAACGCGGCGAGTGCGATACCTTTATCGTCCACGCGCGCAAAGCCTGGCTATCGGGCCTTAGCCCAAAAGAGAATCGGGAAATTCCGCCGCTGGACTATCCGCGCGTTTATCAGCTCAAGCGCGATTTCCCCGCGCTCACCATCGCCATCAACGGTGGCGTCAAAACGCTGGAAGAAGCCAAAACGCACTTACAGCATCTGGATGGCGTGATGATGGGGCGTGAGGCATACCAGAACCCTGGGATTCTGGCGCAGGTTGACCGCGAACTGTTTGGCATCGACACCACCACGCCGGATCTGGCTGGCGTGGTACGTGCCATGTATCCCTATATCGAGCGCGAACTCTCCAATGGTGCAGCATTAGGCCACATCACGCGCCACATGCTTGGCATGTTTCAGGGCATCCCCGGCGCGCGCCAGTGGCGACGCTACCTGAGTGAAAACGCCCACAAACCTGGTGCCGATGCGGCGGTGGTAGAACGTGCATTAGCGCTGGTTAATCTGGTTTAA
- a CDS encoding transporter substrate-binding domain-containing protein encodes MKKCWLALLLVAGGASAQSHLDAVQQQGVLTVCTTGDYKPYSFLRSDGGYEGIDISMAESLAKSLGVKLNWVQTTWKTLMTDFQAGKCDIAMGGISVTLQRQKNVFFTQPLDVDGKIPLVRCENKDRYQTIEQLNRPTVRLIEPAGGTNEAFAHAFLPQAALTLHDNVTIFQQLVDKKADVMITEASEALFQQKQHPELCAINPAQPLQYGEKAYMLPRDDMSWKLYVDQWLHLTKATGEYQKIVGEWLAVAP; translated from the coding sequence ATGAAAAAGTGTTGGTTGGCGTTATTACTGGTCGCTGGGGGAGCGAGTGCGCAGTCGCATCTGGATGCCGTTCAGCAGCAAGGTGTGTTAACTGTCTGCACGACAGGGGATTACAAGCCCTATTCGTTCTTACGCTCAGACGGTGGCTATGAAGGGATTGATATCTCCATGGCGGAGTCACTGGCAAAAAGTCTGGGTGTAAAACTTAACTGGGTACAAACCACCTGGAAAACGCTGATGACGGACTTTCAGGCGGGAAAATGTGATATCGCGATGGGGGGGATTTCCGTTACCTTACAGCGACAAAAGAATGTGTTCTTTACCCAACCGTTAGATGTGGACGGCAAGATACCGCTGGTTCGCTGTGAGAACAAGGATCGTTACCAAACTATTGAGCAGCTTAATCGCCCGACGGTGCGATTAATCGAACCCGCGGGCGGCACCAATGAGGCTTTTGCTCATGCCTTTTTACCGCAAGCTGCATTAACACTGCATGACAACGTGACGATTTTTCAGCAACTGGTGGACAAAAAAGCGGATGTGATGATCACAGAGGCGTCCGAGGCTTTATTTCAGCAGAAACAGCATCCTGAACTGTGTGCGATTAACCCTGCTCAGCCGCTGCAATACGGTGAAAAAGCCTACATGCTGCCTCGTGATGATATGAGCTGGAAACTTTATGTCGATCAATGGCTACATCTGACCAAAGCGACGGGAGAATACCAAAAGATCGTCGGTGAGTGGTTGGCTGTGGCACCGTAA
- the dnaB gene encoding replicative DNA helicase translates to MAEKRPTNKSNEPRDRQMEGLKLPPHSLEAEQSVLGGLMLDNERWDNVAERVVANDFYNRAHRLIFTEMQRLLEMSKPIDLITLSESLELQGSLESAGGFAYLAELAKNTPSAANIGAYADIVRERAVVREMISVANEIADAGYDPQGRSSEDLLDLAESRVFQIAENRASKDEGPKSIDRILEDTVSRIEQLYQRPHDGVTGVSTGYQDLDKKTAGLQKSDLIIVAARPSMGKTTFAMNLCENAAMMQDKPVLIFSLEMPGEQIMMRMLASLSRVDQTRIRTGQLDDEDWARISSTMGILLEKRNMYIDDSSGLTPTEVRSRARRVFREHDGLSLIMIDYLQLMRVPSLSDNRTLEIAEISRSLKALAKELQVPVVALSQLNRSLEQRADKRPVNSDLRESGSIEQDADLIMFIYRDEVYHENSDLKGIAEIILGKQRNGPIGSVRLTFNGQWSRFDNYAGPQYDDE, encoded by the coding sequence ATGGCAGAGAAAAGACCCACCAATAAATCGAATGAACCCCGTGACCGCCAGATGGAAGGTCTGAAACTTCCGCCACATTCGCTGGAAGCGGAGCAATCGGTATTGGGTGGCCTGATGCTCGACAATGAACGCTGGGATAATGTCGCCGAGCGTGTTGTCGCGAACGACTTCTATAACCGCGCCCACCGCCTAATCTTCACCGAGATGCAGCGCCTGCTCGAAATGAGCAAACCGATCGACCTGATTACGCTGTCCGAATCGCTCGAACTGCAAGGTTCACTGGAATCCGCCGGTGGCTTCGCCTATCTTGCCGAACTGGCAAAAAACACCCCGAGTGCCGCGAATATCGGGGCCTACGCTGATATCGTGCGCGAGCGCGCCGTGGTGCGTGAAATGATCTCCGTCGCCAATGAGATCGCTGATGCCGGTTACGATCCACAGGGGCGCAGCAGTGAAGATCTGCTCGATCTGGCGGAATCCCGCGTCTTCCAGATCGCCGAAAACCGCGCCAGCAAAGATGAAGGCCCGAAAAGCATCGACCGTATTCTGGAAGATACCGTTTCCCGTATCGAGCAGCTGTATCAACGCCCGCACGACGGCGTAACCGGCGTGTCTACCGGCTATCAGGATCTGGATAAAAAGACTGCTGGCTTGCAAAAATCTGACCTGATCATCGTCGCCGCACGTCCATCGATGGGTAAAACCACCTTCGCGATGAACCTGTGTGAAAACGCGGCGATGATGCAGGATAAACCAGTCTTGATCTTCAGTTTGGAGATGCCCGGCGAACAGATCATGATGCGTATGCTTGCGTCGCTCTCCCGCGTGGATCAGACGCGTATTCGTACCGGTCAGTTGGACGATGAAGACTGGGCGCGTATTTCCAGCACCATGGGGATCCTGCTGGAAAAGCGCAACATGTACATCGATGATTCCTCCGGCCTGACGCCAACCGAAGTGCGTTCCCGCGCCCGCCGCGTGTTCCGTGAACATGACGGCCTGAGCCTGATCATGATCGACTACCTGCAATTGATGCGCGTGCCGTCGTTGTCCGACAACCGTACGCTGGAAATTGCGGAAATCTCCCGCTCGCTCAAAGCGCTGGCAAAAGAATTGCAGGTTCCGGTTGTCGCCCTGTCGCAGCTTAACCGTAGTCTGGAACAGCGCGCCGATAAGCGCCCGGTTAACTCGGATCTGCGTGAATCCGGTTCTATCGAGCAGGATGCCGACCTGATTATGTTTATCTATCGTGATGAGGTTTATCACGAAAACAGCGATCTGAAAGGCATCGCTGAAATCATTCTGGGGAAACAGCGTAACGGTCCGATTGGTTCCGTGCGTTTGACCTTTAACGGGCAGTGGTCGCGCTTTGATAACTATGCCGGCCCACAATATGACGATGAATAA
- the alr gene encoding alanine racemase produces MKTATAVINRRALRHNLQRIRQLAPGSQVVAVVKANAYGHGMIEAAHTFCDADCYGVARLSEALALRAAGITKPIVLLEGFFSADDLPLLVEHQLETAVHSPEQLAALEQATLPQPIPVWMKLDSGMHRLGVLPEHADAFWQHLTECRNVVQPVNIMSHFCRADEPEAGTTERQLACFDAFTQGKPGAQSIAASGGILLWPQSHRDRVRPGIILYGVSPLDNEDAAHFGFQPAMTFTSHLIAVREHNSGESVGYGGTWTSPRNTRLGVVAVGYGDGYPRCAPAGTPVLVNGREVPLSGRVSMDMITVDLGPDAQDKVGDEVILWGPTLPVERIAAHTGASAYELITRLTQRTVLEYVDGE; encoded by the coding sequence ATGAAAACGGCAACTGCCGTCATTAACCGGCGAGCTTTGCGCCACAACCTGCAACGTATCCGCCAGCTCGCGCCTGGCAGTCAGGTCGTTGCCGTCGTGAAAGCCAATGCCTACGGCCACGGCATGATCGAAGCTGCCCATACCTTTTGCGACGCTGATTGCTACGGCGTCGCACGCCTCTCCGAAGCGCTGGCGCTACGCGCCGCGGGCATCACCAAGCCCATCGTCCTGCTGGAAGGCTTTTTCTCCGCAGACGACCTCCCGCTTCTGGTGGAGCACCAGTTAGAAACCGCCGTTCACAGCCCTGAACAGCTTGCTGCGCTGGAGCAGGCCACTCTGCCACAGCCGATCCCTGTGTGGATGAAACTGGATAGCGGCATGCACCGCCTTGGCGTTCTGCCGGAACACGCCGATGCGTTTTGGCAACACCTGACGGAATGCCGCAATGTGGTGCAGCCAGTCAATATCATGAGCCACTTTTGCCGCGCCGATGAACCCGAAGCGGGAACCACCGAACGCCAGCTAGCCTGCTTCGATGCCTTTACGCAGGGTAAACCCGGCGCACAGTCCATTGCGGCCTCCGGCGGTATTCTGCTGTGGCCGCAGTCGCACCGCGATCGCGTTCGTCCCGGCATTATTCTCTATGGCGTGTCGCCGCTGGATAACGAAGACGCCGCACATTTCGGCTTCCAGCCAGCGATGACCTTTACGTCTCACCTGATCGCGGTACGCGAACACAACTCAGGCGAATCGGTCGGTTACGGCGGCACCTGGACCAGCCCGCGCAATACCCGTCTGGGCGTGGTCGCCGTCGGCTACGGCGATGGCTACCCGCGCTGCGCGCCAGCCGGTACGCCTGTGCTCGTCAATGGTCGCGAAGTACCGCTTTCCGGCCGCGTGTCGATGGATATGATCACAGTGGATTTAGGGCCGGATGCGCAGGACAAGGTCGGCGATGAGGTCATCCTGTGGGGGCCGACGCTACCGGTTGAACGTATTGCTGCGCATACAGGCGCCAGCGCCTACGAACTGATTACGCGCTTAACCCAGCGCACCGTATTGGAATACGTCGACGGTGAGTAA
- a CDS encoding aromatic amino acid transaminase, whose product MFQNVDTYAGDPILSLMEKFKQDPRADKINLSIGLYYNEQNIIPQLRSVSAAESSLKQPAQSASSYLPMEGLQPYRTAIQHLLFGENHAALEAGRIATIQTLGGSGALKVGADFLKRYFPDSEVWVSDPTWENHIAIFEGAGFNVHTYPYFDGESLGVKFDAMLATLQTLPARSIVLLHPCCHNPTGSDLTTEQWDRVIEVIIQRELIPFMDIAYQGFGLGIEQDAYAIRAVASAGVPALIANSFSKIFSLYSERVGGLSVVCDDADSAQRVLGQLKATVRRNYSSPPNFGAQVVSKVLNDAQLNADWKAEVEEMRTRILSMRQELVSALKNALPNRNFDYLLTQRGMFSYTGFSPEQVDRLREEFGVYLIASGRMCMAGLNHSNVQRVAAAFAAIQ is encoded by the coding sequence GTGTTTCAAAACGTTGATACCTATGCCGGAGATCCTATCCTGTCTCTGATGGAAAAATTCAAACAGGATCCAAGAGCAGATAAGATCAATTTGAGTATCGGGCTCTACTACAACGAGCAGAATATTATCCCGCAGCTGCGCTCCGTCAGCGCGGCAGAAAGTAGCCTGAAACAGCCGGCTCAGAGCGCAAGCTCTTATCTGCCGATGGAAGGGTTACAGCCTTACCGTACTGCGATCCAACACCTGCTATTTGGTGAAAACCACGCGGCGCTGGAAGCGGGTCGCATCGCCACCATCCAAACGTTGGGCGGTTCCGGTGCGCTGAAAGTGGGTGCGGATTTCCTGAAACGTTACTTCCCGGATTCAGAAGTATGGGTCAGCGATCCAACATGGGAAAACCATATTGCGATTTTTGAGGGCGCGGGCTTTAACGTTCACACCTACCCGTATTTCGATGGCGAAAGTCTGGGCGTGAAATTTGACGCCATGCTTGCCACGCTGCAAACGCTGCCAGCGCGCAGCATCGTGCTGCTGCACCCGTGCTGCCACAACCCTACGGGGTCAGACCTCACCACCGAACAGTGGGATCGCGTCATTGAGGTCATCATCCAGCGTGAGCTGATTCCGTTTATGGACATCGCCTATCAGGGCTTTGGCCTCGGGATTGAGCAGGATGCCTATGCGATTCGCGCCGTTGCCAGCGCGGGCGTTCCGGCACTCATCGCCAACTCGTTCTCCAAGATTTTCTCACTGTATAGCGAGCGCGTCGGCGGCCTTTCTGTGGTGTGTGACGATGCCGACAGCGCACAGCGCGTGCTAGGTCAGTTAAAAGCGACCGTCCGCCGCAACTACTCTTCCCCGCCGAATTTCGGCGCACAGGTGGTGTCTAAAGTCCTGAACGACGCGCAGTTGAACGCCGACTGGAAAGCGGAAGTCGAAGAGATGCGCACCCGCATTCTGAGCATGCGTCAGGAGCTGGTTTCAGCACTGAAAAACGCGCTGCCGAACCGCAACTTTGACTACCTGCTCACTCAGCGCGGCATGTTCAGCTATACCGGTTTTAGCCCGGAGCAGGTTGATCGTCTGCGTGAAGAATTCGGCGTCTATCTGATCGCCAGCGGCCGTATGTGTATGGCGGGGCTAAACCACAGCAACGTCCAGCGCGTCGCTGCGGCTTTCGCCGCAATTCAGTAA
- a CDS encoding amino acid permease, whose product MDTEHAEGQLKRGLKNRHIQLIALGGAVGTGLFLGIAQTIKMAGPSVLLGYAIAGVIAFFIMRQLGEMVVEEPVAGSFSHFAYKYWGSFAGFMSGWNYWVLYVLVSMAELTAVGIYIQYWWPDVPTWVSAGIFFLLINAINLTSVKVYGEMEFWFSIIKVAAIMGMIAFGCYLLFSGAGGPDASVANLWQHGGFFPNGVSGMVMAMAVIMFSFGGLELVGITAAEADDPQNSIPRATNQVIYRILLFYVGALAVLLSLYPWGKVVEGGSPFVMIFHALDSNVVATVLNLVVLSAALSVYNSCVYCNSRMLFGLAKQGNAPRALLKVNQRGIPLAALGVSALATAGCVLINYLMPGKAFELLMALVVSALVINWAMICITHLKFRAAKKQARQETRFKSLGYPVTNVICLLFLAGILVIMAMTPGIQISVLLIPFWLLALGVSYRMKKKGSTSNSPLIKADT is encoded by the coding sequence ATGGATACAGAACATGCAGAAGGGCAGTTGAAAAGAGGTCTGAAGAATCGTCATATTCAACTGATAGCACTGGGGGGCGCAGTCGGAACCGGGCTATTTTTAGGGATCGCGCAGACGATCAAAATGGCTGGGCCATCGGTACTACTGGGTTATGCGATTGCTGGCGTCATTGCATTTTTTATCATGCGGCAACTGGGTGAGATGGTTGTAGAGGAACCGGTTGCTGGCTCATTTAGCCACTTTGCCTATAAGTACTGGGGGAGTTTTGCCGGATTTATGTCCGGCTGGAACTATTGGGTGCTGTATGTCCTGGTAAGTATGGCTGAATTAACGGCCGTCGGGATTTATATCCAATATTGGTGGCCAGATGTACCAACCTGGGTCTCTGCGGGGATATTCTTCTTGCTGATCAATGCGATCAACCTGACCAGCGTTAAGGTATATGGCGAAATGGAATTCTGGTTTTCGATCATAAAGGTGGCGGCGATCATGGGGATGATCGCTTTTGGATGCTATTTGCTGTTCAGCGGCGCGGGTGGTCCAGATGCTAGCGTCGCGAATCTGTGGCAACACGGAGGCTTTTTCCCGAACGGTGTGAGTGGCATGGTGATGGCGATGGCGGTGATCATGTTCTCTTTCGGCGGGCTGGAACTGGTGGGGATCACCGCTGCTGAGGCGGACGATCCGCAAAACAGCATTCCGCGTGCGACGAATCAGGTTATTTACCGCATTCTCCTATTTTATGTTGGCGCGCTGGCGGTGCTGTTATCACTGTACCCGTGGGGGAAAGTGGTTGAAGGCGGTAGCCCATTTGTCATGATTTTTCATGCTTTGGATAGCAACGTTGTCGCGACCGTGCTGAATCTGGTGGTGCTGTCTGCTGCGTTATCGGTTTATAACAGCTGTGTGTACTGCAATAGTCGCATGTTGTTTGGGTTGGCTAAGCAAGGGAACGCTCCGCGTGCGCTGTTGAAGGTCAATCAGCGCGGTATCCCGCTGGCGGCGCTTGGCGTCTCCGCTTTAGCGACGGCAGGGTGTGTGCTCATCAACTACCTGATGCCGGGTAAAGCCTTTGAGCTGCTGATGGCGTTGGTGGTGTCTGCTCTGGTTATCAACTGGGCGATGATTTGCATTACTCACCTGAAGTTCCGTGCCGCGAAAAAGCAAGCACGGCAGGAAACGCGCTTTAAAAGTTTGGGTTACCCCGTGACGAACGTCATTTGCCTGCTGTTTCTGGCGGGAATTCTGGTCATTATGGCGATGACGCCGGGTATCCAGATTTCGGTGCTGCTGATCCCCTTTTGGCTGCTGGCGCTGGGTGTGAGTTATAGAATGAAAAAGAAAGGTAGCACGTCGAATTCGCCGCTAATAAAAGCAGATACCTAA
- the pspG gene encoding envelope stress response protein PspG encodes MLEIFFVIGFFIMLMLTGVSLLGVIAALFVASLFMLIGGLFTLAIKVLPWLILAVVVVWLWRKFSGRPVYNSHRYTYRKHTYRQRNGNEW; translated from the coding sequence ATGTTGGAAATTTTCTTCGTTATTGGCTTTTTTATCATGCTGATGCTGACGGGCGTGTCACTGCTGGGCGTCATTGCGGCACTGTTTGTGGCATCCCTTTTTATGCTGATTGGCGGGCTGTTTACCCTGGCGATAAAGGTGCTGCCGTGGCTGATTTTAGCCGTCGTGGTGGTATGGCTGTGGCGCAAATTTAGCGGGCGTCCCGTCTACAATTCGCATCGTTATACCTATCGAAAACACACTTATCGTCAACGCAACGGGAATGAGTGGTGA
- a CDS encoding YitT family protein has product MDNVIPTQKISHTLLEDILAILFGTLMVSFGVILLRQAGALTGGTAGMAFLIHYLTNVSFGVAFFLLNLPFYYLALRRMGWAFTVKTFCAVGLVSLFSDLHPMFVHFDQLNPFYATLFGNIITGIGFVVLFRHKASLGGVNILALYLQDKYGLRAGKLQMGVDVVIVLTSLFVVSIPMLIASILGATILNLIIAMNHRPGRYAA; this is encoded by the coding sequence ATGGATAACGTTATTCCCACACAAAAAATATCACACACGTTGCTGGAAGATATTCTGGCAATACTGTTCGGCACGCTGATGGTGTCATTTGGCGTCATTCTGCTACGTCAGGCAGGTGCGCTCACTGGCGGCACCGCAGGCATGGCTTTCCTTATCCACTATCTGACCAACGTCTCCTTTGGCGTCGCCTTTTTCCTGCTGAACCTGCCTTTTTATTATCTGGCTTTACGCCGCATGGGGTGGGCATTCACGGTGAAAACCTTCTGCGCCGTCGGGCTGGTTTCTCTGTTTTCCGACCTGCACCCGATGTTCGTTCATTTCGATCAGCTCAACCCGTTCTACGCCACGCTGTTCGGCAATATCATCACCGGAATCGGCTTCGTGGTGCTGTTTCGTCATAAGGCCAGCCTCGGCGGTGTGAATATTCTGGCGCTCTATCTTCAGGACAAATACGGCCTGCGGGCAGGAAAACTCCAGATGGGCGTTGACGTTGTGATTGTGCTGACTTCCCTGTTCGTGGTAAGCATACCGATGTTGATTGCTTCGATTCTGGGGGCAACCATTCTGAACCTGATTATCGCGATGAATCATCGCCCCGGCCGTTACGCGGCCTGA
- a CDS encoding quinone oxidoreductase, producing the protein MAKRVQFRAYGGPEVLQYVDFTPAEPAAGEVQVENRAIGINFIDTYIRSGLYPVPDLPSGLGTEAAGVVTKVGAGVSVLKVGDRVVYAQSGLGAYSEVHNVVAEKVALLPDAISFEQAAASFLKGLTVYYLLRQTYEIKPNEVFLFHAAAGGVGLIACQWAKALGAKLIGTVGSDEKAERAKQAGAWATINYRTENIAQRVAELTDGQKVNVVYDSVGKDTWEASLDSLRRRGLMVSFGNASGPVTGVNLGILNQKGSLYVTRPSLFGYVTNRAELEQASNELFSLIASGAITVDVPQSQKFALPEAQAAHRALESRGTQGSCLLIPG; encoded by the coding sequence ATGGCAAAACGCGTTCAGTTCCGGGCTTATGGTGGCCCTGAGGTTCTGCAATATGTGGATTTCACGCCTGCCGAACCCGCAGCGGGAGAGGTTCAGGTTGAGAACCGCGCCATTGGCATTAATTTTATTGATACCTATATTCGCAGCGGTTTGTATCCGGTGCCGGATTTACCGTCCGGGCTGGGAACCGAAGCGGCGGGCGTCGTGACGAAAGTCGGGGCAGGGGTTAGCGTGCTGAAAGTCGGCGATCGCGTCGTGTATGCGCAGTCCGGGCTGGGCGCGTATAGCGAGGTACATAACGTGGTCGCGGAGAAAGTTGCGCTGCTGCCGGATGCCATCAGCTTTGAGCAGGCGGCGGCCTCTTTCCTGAAAGGACTGACGGTTTACTACCTGCTGCGTCAGACGTATGAAATCAAACCGAATGAGGTCTTCCTGTTCCATGCCGCAGCGGGCGGCGTTGGGCTGATCGCCTGCCAGTGGGCGAAGGCGCTGGGGGCGAAGCTGATCGGGACGGTGGGCTCCGATGAGAAAGCGGAGCGGGCAAAACAAGCGGGTGCCTGGGCAACCATTAATTACCGTACCGAGAACATTGCACAGCGCGTTGCGGAACTGACCGATGGGCAGAAGGTGAACGTCGTGTATGACTCGGTCGGGAAAGATACCTGGGAAGCCTCGCTCGATAGCCTGCGCCGCCGTGGATTGATGGTCAGCTTCGGCAATGCGTCTGGGCCCGTCACCGGCGTCAATCTGGGGATTCTGAACCAGAAGGGGTCGCTATACGTCACACGTCCGTCGCTGTTTGGTTACGTCACCAATCGTGCTGAACTGGAACAGGCCAGCAATGAACTCTTTTCACTGATCGCCAGCGGAGCGATTACGGTGGACGTGCCACAGAGCCAGAAATTTGCGCTGCCGGAGGCGCAAGCGGCTCATCGGGCGCTGGAAAGCCGTGGCACACAAGGGTCATGTCTGCTGATTCCGGGCTAA